The following are encoded in a window of Pseudomonas sp. St316 genomic DNA:
- the ihfB gene encoding integration host factor subunit beta, whose amino-acid sequence MTKSELIERIVTHQGLLSSKDVELAIKTMLEQMSQCLATGDRIEIRGFGSFSLHYRAPRVGRNPKTGQSVSLDGKFVPHFKPGKELRDRVNEEEEGEL is encoded by the coding sequence ATGACGAAGTCGGAGTTGATCGAACGAATTGTCACCCATCAAGGGCTACTCTCGTCCAAGGATGTAGAGCTGGCCATCAAGACAATGCTTGAACAAATGTCCCAGTGCCTGGCTACCGGAGATCGTATTGAAATTCGCGGCTTTGGCAGCTTTTCCCTGCATTATCGCGCGCCGCGGGTTGGGCGCAATCCTAAGACTGGGCAGTCGGTCAGCCTCGATGGTAAATTTGTCCCTCATTTCAAGCCGGGCAAGGAGCTCAGGGATCGGGTCAACGAGGAGGAGGAGGGTGAGCTTTGA
- a CDS encoding GNVR domain-containing protein, giving the protein MRYGFYRKLNIGPESISIYRQDGRVEVPESPIKPNKALILVLGTIAGLILGCFIAVLRFFLARNS; this is encoded by the coding sequence ATGCGATATGGTTTTTATCGGAAATTGAATATTGGCCCTGAAAGTATTTCCATTTATCGACAAGATGGCCGCGTAGAGGTGCCCGAAAGTCCGATCAAGCCAAATAAGGCGTTGATCTTGGTATTAGGCACGATCGCGGGTCTTATCTTGGGCTGCTTCATAGCGGTGCTTCGCTTCTTTCTGGCGCGGAATTCATAA
- the rpsA gene encoding 30S ribosomal protein S1 — translation MSESFAELFEESLKTLNLQAGSIITGVIVDIDYQARWVTVHAGLKSEALIPLEQFYNDAGELNINVGDEVHVALDSVEDGFGETKLSREKAKRAECWIVLEAAFAAEEVVKGVINGKVKGGFTVDVNGIRAFLPGSLVDVRPVRDTTHLEGKELEFKVIKLDQKRNNVVVSRRSVLEAENSAEREALLESLQEGQQVKGIVKNLTDYGAFVDLGGVDGLLHITDMAWKRIKHPSEIVNVGDEIDVKVLKYDRERNRVSLGLKQLGEDPWVAIKARYPESTRVTARVTNLTDYGCFAELEEGVEGLVHVSEMDWTNKNIHPSKVVQVGDEVEVMVLDIDEERRRISLGIKQCKSNPWEDFSGQFNKGDKISGTIKSITDFGIFIGLDGGIDGLVHLSDISWNEVGEEAVRRFKKGDELDTVILSVDPERERISLGIKQLESDPFSEYVQENDKGAIVKGIVKEVDAKGAIITLADDIEATLKASEISRDRVEDARNVLKEGEEVEAKIISVDRKSRVIQLSIKSKDDAEEKEAIQSLRDKPAADIAAGPTTLGDLLRAQMEKQN, via the coding sequence ATGAGCGAAAGCTTTGCGGAACTCTTTGAAGAAAGCTTGAAAACCCTGAACCTTCAGGCAGGCTCCATCATCACCGGCGTTATCGTTGATATCGATTACCAGGCTCGCTGGGTAACCGTTCACGCTGGTCTGAAGTCTGAAGCGCTGATCCCGCTTGAGCAGTTCTACAACGACGCTGGCGAACTGAACATCAACGTCGGTGACGAAGTTCACGTTGCGCTGGACTCGGTTGAAGATGGCTTTGGTGAAACCAAGCTGTCCCGTGAAAAAGCCAAGCGTGCTGAATGCTGGATCGTTCTGGAAGCGGCCTTCGCAGCTGAGGAAGTGGTCAAGGGCGTTATCAACGGTAAGGTTAAAGGCGGCTTCACTGTCGACGTTAACGGCATCCGTGCGTTCCTGCCAGGTTCCCTGGTTGACGTCCGTCCAGTGCGCGACACCACGCACCTGGAAGGCAAAGAGCTGGAATTCAAGGTCATCAAGCTGGACCAGAAGCGCAACAACGTTGTCGTTTCCCGTCGCAGTGTCCTGGAAGCCGAGAACTCCGCCGAGCGTGAAGCTCTGCTGGAATCGCTGCAGGAAGGCCAGCAGGTCAAAGGTATCGTCAAGAACCTCACCGATTACGGCGCATTCGTCGATCTGGGTGGCGTCGATGGCCTGCTGCACATCACCGACATGGCCTGGAAGCGTATCAAGCATCCTTCGGAAATCGTCAACGTTGGCGACGAGATCGATGTCAAGGTTCTGAAGTACGATCGCGAGCGCAATCGTGTTTCCCTGGGCCTCAAGCAACTGGGTGAAGATCCATGGGTCGCTATCAAAGCCCGTTACCCAGAAAGCACCCGCGTCACCGCTCGTGTTACCAACCTCACCGACTACGGCTGCTTCGCTGAGCTGGAAGAAGGCGTTGAAGGCCTGGTACACGTTTCCGAAATGGACTGGACCAACAAGAACATCCACCCTTCGAAAGTCGTACAAGTCGGCGACGAAGTGGAAGTCATGGTTCTGGACATCGACGAAGAGCGTCGTCGTATCTCCCTCGGCATCAAGCAGTGCAAGTCCAACCCATGGGAAGACTTCTCTGGCCAGTTCAACAAGGGCGATAAAATCTCCGGCACCATCAAGTCGATCACCGATTTCGGTATCTTCATTGGTCTGGACGGCGGCATCGACGGTCTGGTTCACCTGTCCGACATCTCCTGGAACGAAGTGGGCGAAGAAGCCGTACGCCGTTTCAAGAAGGGCGACGAGCTGGACACCGTTATCCTGTCGGTTGACCCAGAGCGCGAGCGCATCTCCCTGGGTATCAAGCAACTGGAAAGCGATCCGTTCTCCGAGTACGTTCAAGAGAACGACAAAGGCGCAATCGTTAAGGGCATCGTGAAAGAAGTTGACGCCAAAGGCGCCATCATCACCCTGGCCGACGATATCGAAGCAACTCTGAAAGCCTCCGAAATCAGCCGTGACCGCGTTGAAGACGCGCGCAACGTCCTGAAGGAAGGCGAAGAAGTAGAAGCCAAGATCATCAGCGTTGACCGCAAGAGCCGCGTAATCCAGCTCTCCATCAAGTCGAAAGACGATGCTGAAGAGAAAGAAGCAATCCAGAGCCTGCGCGACAAGCCAGCCGCTGACATTGCTGCTGGTCCTACCACTCTGGGCGACCTGCTGCGTGCACAAATGGAAAAACAGAACTGA
- the cmk gene encoding (d)CMP kinase, with protein sequence MNIKAPVITIDGPSGSGKGTVAGILARQLGWNLLDSGALYRLLAFAAANHGVDLTNEELLKALAAHLDVQFIAATDGQLQRIILEGDEVSDVIRTESVGAGASQVAALPAVREALLQRQRAFQEPPGLVADGRDMGTVVFPDAPLKIFLTASAEERARRRYLQLKGKGEDVSLSSLLDEIRARDERDTQRAVAPLKPAADAIQLDSTELSIDQVLQRIMSEIALRDIAG encoded by the coding sequence GTGAACATCAAGGCACCGGTCATCACCATCGATGGCCCAAGCGGTTCGGGCAAGGGCACCGTCGCCGGGATCCTGGCCAGGCAACTGGGCTGGAACCTGCTCGACTCGGGTGCCTTGTACCGTCTGCTGGCGTTCGCTGCCGCCAACCATGGCGTCGACCTGACCAATGAAGAATTGCTCAAGGCGCTGGCTGCTCATCTGGACGTGCAATTCATTGCGGCGACCGACGGTCAGCTCCAGCGCATCATTCTGGAAGGTGACGAAGTCAGCGACGTCATTCGTACCGAAAGCGTCGGTGCCGGGGCCTCCCAGGTCGCCGCGCTGCCGGCGGTGCGCGAAGCCTTGCTGCAACGCCAGCGCGCATTCCAGGAGCCGCCGGGGCTGGTGGCGGACGGTCGCGACATGGGCACGGTGGTTTTTCCCGATGCGCCGCTGAAGATTTTCCTCACCGCCAGCGCCGAGGAACGGGCGCGTCGCCGATATTTGCAGTTGAAGGGCAAAGGCGAGGATGTTAGTCTGTCGAGTCTGCTAGATGAGATCCGTGCACGCGATGAGCGTGATACCCAGCGCGCAGTAGCCCCGCTAAAGCCGGCGGCCGACGCGATACAGCTGGATTCCACGGAGTTGTCCATCGATCAGGTGCTGCAACGCATCATGAGCGAGATCGCGCTTCGCGATATCGCCGGGTGA
- a CDS encoding lipopolysaccharide assembly protein LapA domain-containing protein, which produces MRNFRRLTLAVAALLVASAIVVFVLENAQPATLLFLGWSAPQLPVSVYVLLALLAGMTLGPLLAWFTGVRRRSK; this is translated from the coding sequence ATGCGGAACTTTAGGCGCTTGACGCTTGCCGTGGCTGCGCTGCTTGTGGCCTCGGCGATTGTCGTGTTCGTGTTGGAAAATGCTCAGCCTGCCACGCTGTTGTTCCTGGGCTGGTCTGCGCCACAGCTACCCGTTTCGGTTTACGTGCTCCTCGCACTACTCGCTGGCATGACGCTAGGGCCATTGCTCGCCTGGTTCACGGGAGTGCGTCGACGGTCGAAATAA
- a CDS encoding Wzz/FepE/Etk N-terminal domain-containing protein, giving the protein MQNNSINTQGADEVDLIELVRGVLARKWLIIGVAFLVFISAAAFAFLGKPVYEVKLFIIPPT; this is encoded by the coding sequence ATGCAAAATAACTCCATCAATACGCAGGGTGCCGATGAAGTTGACTTGATCGAGCTGGTGCGGGGAGTGTTGGCCCGGAAGTGGCTGATTATTGGCGTTGCCTTCCTGGTTTTTATCAGTGCTGCGGCCTTTGCGTTTCTTGGCAAACCTGTCTACGAAGTAAAACTTTTCATCATTCCTCCTACTTAG